Proteins found in one Zea mays cultivar B73 chromosome 1, Zm-B73-REFERENCE-NAM-5.0, whole genome shotgun sequence genomic segment:
- the LOC100285514 gene encoding uncharacterized protein LOC100285514, whose amino-acid sequence MPAPKWFQKLRGRRSKGKQQGPCARGLAAEDAPAQGQRPSSLPAPCAVSPNRASYYFASADRARQDRDLPCAADAAAALLDVRVDVVHRRAGDRRLGGLDAPPGTPELQLRPIVTRPPVDDASASGGVSSASATTSAATTPSTRARRFHVSSPMARRRRRRRCDHDSVAIKKGKAAAAEEEEEEGEVSPVPSLRAPTRRRRRRWLYESLVVVKTSSDPERELAESMSEMVVANGIRSSEDLEELLACYLALNAAEHHRAVVAAFRRIWLLLDKHRLLLI is encoded by the coding sequence ATGCCGGCGCCCAAGTGGTTCCAGAAGCTCCGGGGGAGGAGGAGCAAGGGCAAGCAGCAAGGCCCGTGCGCCAGAGGCCTCGCCGCCGAGGACGCGCCGGCGCAGGGCCAGCGCCCGTCGTCGCTGCCAGCGCCCTGCGCCGTGTCCCCCAACCGGGCGTCCTACTACTTCGCCAGCGCGGACCGCGCGCGCCAGGACAGGGACCTCCCCTGCGCCGCCGACGCGGCGGCGGCCCTGCTGGACGTCCGCGTCGACGTGGTGCACCGCCGCGCGGGCGACCGGCGGCTCGGCGGCCTCGACGCGCCGCCCGGGACGCCCGAGCTCCAGCTGCGGCCCATCGTCACGAGGCCCCCCGTCGACGACGCCTCGGCCAGCGGTGGCGTCAGCAGCGCCAGCGCCACCACGTCGGCAGCCACCACGCCGTCCACCAGGGCGCGCAGGTTCCACGTGAGCTCGCCTATGGccaggcgccggcgccggcgccggtgcGACCACGACAGCGTCGCGATCAAGAAGGGGAAAGCGGCGGccgcggaggaggaggaggaggagggggaggtgtCGCCGGTGCCGTCCCTGCGCGCGCCCACGCGGCGGCGAAGGCGGCGGTGGCTGTACGAGAGCCTGGTGGTGGTGAAGACGTCGTCGGACCCGGAGCGGGAGCTGGCGGAGAGCATGTCCGAGATGGTGGTGGCCAACGGCATCCGCTCGTCCGAGGACCTGGAGGAGCTCCTCGCGTGCTACCTCGCGCTCAACGCCGCCGAGCACCACCGCGCCGTCGTCGCCGCGTTCCGCCGCATCTGGCTCCTCCTCGACAAGCACAGGCTGCTGCTCATCTAG